The Apium graveolens cultivar Ventura chromosome 6, ASM990537v1, whole genome shotgun sequence genome contains a region encoding:
- the LOC141668834 gene encoding digalactosyldiacylglycerol synthase 2, chloroplastic-like has translation MDKKLHIAIYTTASLPWMTGTAVNPLFRAAYLSKDERLNVTLVIPWLTKRDQEYVYPNKITFDLPSEQESYVRGWLDERIGFKSTFRILFYPGKFSRKMRSIFGVGDITEIIPDEEAEIAVLEEPEHLTWYHHGRGWKAKFSLVVGVVHTNYVEYVKREKNGWIQAFLVKKMNSWVVNIYCHKVIRLSAATQKFARSVICNVHGVNPKFLEIGRRKKEQQEQLGNKAFTKGAYYIGKMVWNKGYKELLKLLRSHQKELKELEIDLYGSGEDSDKVREAFQKLDIKVQVHPGRDHADPVFHDYKVFLNPSTTDVVCTTTAEALAMGKLVVCANHPSNEFFKRFPNCQMYEDEIGFVDATRKSLAEEPTPLHDAERHRLSWEAATERFLRAAELDTALTNKSPEPQKLFMSTSVSVSRNFGNVSALMHYMGTGLVISQPDEEQRKELGLAKPSKQKEISFFACCGFCGFGGAWKRKDGC, from the exons ATGGATAAGAAACTGCATATCGCGATATATACTACTGCAAGCCTGCCATGGATGACTGGAACTGCTGTTAACCCTCTGTTTCGTGCAGCATACCTTTCTAAAGATGAGAGATTGAATGTTACTTTGGTGATTCCTTGGCTGACTAAGAGAGATCAGGAGTACGTATATCCGAATAAGATCACATTTGACTTGCCCTCGGAGCAGGAGAGCTATGTACGAGGGTGGCTTGATGAAAGGATTGGGTTTAAATCTACTTTCCGAATATTGTTTTATCCTGGAAAG TTTTCCAGAAAGATGAGGAGCATTTTTGGTGTCGGAGATATTACAGAAATCATCCCTGATGAAGAGGCAGAGATCGCTGTCCTTGAGGAACCGGAGCACTTAACATGGTATCATCATGGAAGGGGATGGAAAGCGAAGTTCTCTCTTGTTGTAGGAGTTGTTCACACAAACTATGTGGAGTATGTCAAACGAGAAAAGAATGGATGGATACAAGCATTCCTTGTTAAAAAAATGAATAGCTGGGTTGTTAATATCTACTGCCACAAG GTCATACGTTTATCTGCAGCCACCCAAAAATTTGCAAGATCTGTTATCTGCAATGTTCATGGAGTAAATCCAAAGTTCCTTGAGATTGGCAGGAGAAAGAAAGAGCAACAAGAACAACTTGGAAACAAGGCTTTCACGAAAGGCGCTTACTACATTGGGAAGATGGTATGGAACAAGGGTTACAAAGAGCTACTTAAACTTCTTCGTTCTCATCAGAAGGAGCTCAAAGAACTTGAAATTGATTTATATGGTAGTGGTGAGGATTCTGATAAGGTCCGGGAAGCTTTCCAAAAGCTGGATATAAAGGTTCAAGTACATCCTGGGAGAGATCATGCTGATCCTGTATTTCATGA CTATAAAGTTTTTCTTAATCCAAGCACGACGGATGTGGTTTGTACAACAACAGCAGAAGCACTGGCTATGGGCAAATTAGTTGTATGCGCCAACCATCCCTCAAATGAATTTTTCAAGCGATTCCCAAATTGCCAAATGTACGAGGACGAGATTGGATTTGTAGACGCCACACGCAAGTCACTAGCTGAGGAGCCAACACCGCTACATGATGCAGAGAGGCACAGACTGTCATGGGAGGCTGCTACAGAGCGATTTCTAAGAGCTGCAGAGCTGGACACTGCACTTACAAACAAATCACCTGAGCCTCAGAAGCTTTTTATGTCTACATCCGTTTCGGTTTCTAGGAATTTTGGCAATGTGTCTGCATTAATGCATTACATGGGAACTGGACTTGTAATTTCACAGCCAGATGAAGAACAACGCAAAGAGCTTGGCTTGGCAAAACCTTCCAAGCAAAAG